The region CAAACGTGTCTCCAGTAGTGTAAAGCATTAATTCCTGCATCTCCCTGATCTGTGTAACAGgtaaaaaggaaataaacagCTAAAAAATTCGTACGATAGTGAAAAGACCCCcccaaaagtaataaaaatgaaatgataaccAAAACCTGCAAACCAAGTGGGGGCACATTGAACTTCTCAATCACAGCACATTCAAACAACCACATCCATTCACACCCAAGAAAAGGGGGCAGGTACACTTTCAAAACCAACCACACACatcaaaaaaacaaacaactgTGTGTAACTGTGTATCAAAACAAAGCATTATAATCAACCAACCAAGTATGTATCACCAATACATAAATAACTGTCATAAACCTTCATAAATGGCACtctataatacatgtaatacaaatatcaataaatcatgaaatctcCAGCACTGTAATTAAAATCCTGTAATGCGTAATAAAATCAACaaggggaaaataaaacaagtacaAGAAAATGCGATTATACACTGTAAACAGAGTCCACTGGATGAGGAGGCATTAGGGGGGTTTAAAAGATAGATGGGACAGCAAGGCATGCATTAGGGGAGAATGAGGCCACGAATGGGGGCTAGAGTTCAGGGTACACGACTCTGGAGGATGGTTGTCAGCTGTACTGAAAGAGCCAGACCAGATCCAAAAGGCATCGCTCCATGATGGGAAGTTGGGTCCAAGGGTAGTTGGATACGTTGCTGCACCACGGGGGCCCAGAGGCTGGAAGGCAAGTACGTCATTAGCAATGGTACTGTAGGAAACTATCACATGATAACTAAGATTGGACCTACCGAGAGTAGCATGGGATATGGGGGATACTACATATGGACAGAAAGGGTCATGGGTATCAGGGGCTCTCGTCAACAAAGGGATAGGGACATCTATAGTAGATGGGAACTTGTTGGATGGGACGCTGCCATCGACAGGCGGCTGGGGGTCCGGTGAAGCATCAACATCTGAGCAAAATGAAAAATCTAAGTAATTGGTGGGGGCATCTACATCTGCTGGTGGTTGGTAGCGAAGGGCGACTACATCTGTGGGAGGTGGGACATCTAGGTAGTTGGTATAAGCATCTACATCTGTGAAAGGTGGGACATCTAGGTAGTTGGTATGAGCATCTACATCTGTGAGAGGTGGGACATCTTGGTAGTTGGTATTGGCATCTATATCTGATGGTGGTTGGTGAGTGTTTATGTCATTGTCACAAACATTGAAGGTAGCTAGTTGATGATGGGCAGATGTGTGACTATCTGCTATGTTGATGGCATGTAAGTGGGACTGAGTTAGAGTGTGTTGGTGCTCCAGCCCAGGGTAGCTATTGGGCTCTGTGTGACTAGTGGTAAGTGAAGTGGTAGCCTGTGATTGATTGATGCCTGAGGTTGTGTGTGTCACTGTGTGAGATAGTTGCTGCTGTGTGGTAGCGTTTACACTGCCGACATCGATCTGTAGATTATCACATGAAACTAGCAAACGCATTTCGTCACGCGGGACGGGCGAGCACATTTCGGTACACAGAACGTGCGAGTCGTTACGTGGAATGATCGAGCGTGTTACATTTGACTCATGTGAATCCGTCATGCGCAAATTGTTAACCGAGACTGAGATGTTTACGTTTTCAAGCGCTGTATTGTTGCATGAAGTTGTGCAAGGATCAGATGTGAGGGGATCACTTTCATCATTGTTACCGAGAGTGGGGCAGATGTTATTTTGCCCCGACAAATCGTCACACGAACCTGTATGAGTAGCCCTAAAACTAATAGAACTACTCTCAACACTATTCCCTGAAGTGAGATGATTATCGCCATGGCAACGCGAATTGCCAGCGGAACCAGAATGGATATGAGAAGGTTTAACCTCTTCAGACAAATCGTCACACGAACCTGTATGAGTAGCCCTAAAACTAATAGCACTACTCTCAACACTATTCCCTGAAGTGAGATGAGTATTGCCATGGCAACGCGAATTGCCAACGGAACCAGAATGGATATGAGAAGGTTTAACCTCTTCAGACTCAGGAGAATCACTAAGGATGGGCTTTCTACCAGATGAGCAGGGCTCATCATACAATGCATCCAAACTCTCAACAGGAAGGTTTTGCTCGGTAACCCTAGTAACGGGTACCAGTCTAGATTCATGCACCACAGAACATTGTTCATTTTCATCGTATTCAAAGATTGCATTGTTACTGAAAATAATCTGATGCCTTGAAGGTCTTACCATGATATCATTGTCCTCCATGAATGGTGACCCAGCCACAATACCAACATCTTCACCAACAACTATTCCAAGATATTCCATTTTGACACCACTACTGACCAGACTAAAGTATGAATAACCCACAACATCATACTTGATATTAACTCTATCCATCTCGTACACATCATACATTGCTTGTTCACCAATAGCAATCTCCAATCCTAATTCATCAATTATGTTCTCACcaatcatgttaatttcacTCCCACTCTTCAATTCTACTCTTATTTTCctttcatcatcatgatcaagaTTAGCATAGAAGTAAGGAGGTGATTTCTTACCAGTTTTAACAACACTAGAGGCTGACTGCACTCTCGAGTCAGAAACTGATGAACGGGAGCACGGGAGCGGCTCCCCGGCAAAACTAACCGCATCGCCCTCTTGCGAAGCGGTGCCCTTGGCCACAGGCATTATTACAACACAGTCATCAATATGCAAAGAGAGACAAAACCCGACCTAAACCAGTCACCGTAAGTACAACGGAACGCCTGGCCCTCAGAATATAGGCTTGATTACCTGTAGCCTGGGTGGTAAGAAAACTATATCAGGCCCTCAGTCCGAACCACGAGCTGCCACCACGACAAAGTTTAATAAAAACAGGTAATACCAGGCGAGTAAAGGAACGAGATGTGTGTTTAATAAAACGCTAGCGGCCAAGAGGCCGATCGCTAATCGAACAGGAATATCGATAACAGTCATAATCGATTAACAACATTTACAACAACAAACCATAATTATAAACATAATGGCGCAGCGTGTTTTCTCTATTATTTAACATTCCCTGGGTACTGAAAAGAATgagctgaagaaaaaaaatcttcacgaAAAATTAATGACTAGAAAGTGGTATGATTACAGAAGAAAATGACTCCTTTATGGTTGAATTTTGGAAGAAcaatccaataaaattcacataATTAAATcttcatttaaatttcaaatagcCATGAAACTTACGTTATAGGCACGATAGCAGCAGAGGCAGAGTAAAACATAGCCCTGACCGCTGTGAGTAAGAGGAAAGTACCAAATTGTACAGGGAGGATTGGCACCATCATTAAACCAGACATGGCTATAGCTGTTACGGAAGATAATGCCACCGGTAACCAGCTATCTCGCAGATCAGCGTAAGGTCCCTTGGTATCATCTGTATCAAGAAGGCATACAAAATAATGTCTAACGTGATTTAAGAATATTCTTCTGTTTAGTAGtgaaatgaaaaatgcaaattgtttgaaatataaaactgTCAAGCGGGCTACTGTGAATTTAATCTTGAcataagtttattttttaaattcatagcATGGATCGACAAAAAGTTATAAAAATGAAGTAATGTAAGACCGTTAAATACTTTGAAGATAACATGTTCATTCAGGAGTATTTCATTGACAGTATCAAtcattaagatatatatatgttcGTCTTATTATAAAGAAAAGCCATGTTTATTTTAGTCTTTATGTTATATCAACTAGTCTGATATAGCCTTTTCCACCTTAAAAGACTACTGATTTTGATGTTTTCGAAATATCAGGTCTACACATTCAACGCATATTTTGCTGATTAGGTATATTGCGTGAATTATTTAAAGCTTTAAAATATCAGGTAAAAACCCAAGTATCAAATGCATAAGTAATTTGACTtgttaaaatttgttttcatggTATTGCAGTTTTTGTCGAGATAAATGATCATTACAGTGGCAGATATCTTGACTTGTTTTTTATGCTACTTAAGACATTGGTATCAGTTATTTGGAATATAAATTGGTGTCGAATCTAAAGTTTCTTTTTCATGGTAATCTCTTTGAATATTGGTATTCTAGGATTTAGAATTTCATTTAATACATAGAGGCTTATTGCTCACATGTTGCAAAAGTGTACCAAACCGAGTAATTCTCTTAAAGTGTTACATCGGCTTCTTTTATAAACCTATTCCAAGGTTCACTATAGCAATGGCAGTACTAAATTTTCAGTGAATGAAggcgtgtgtgtgggggggggggaggggtggatcGATGTCCATGTTCTAGCCGAAAAGGGGTACCAAAATGGCTGTGACCAGTGAAATACATTAATATGATTAAAGCTCTAGGTAGCGATGGGGTGGTACTTCTGCAGAATAAACATTCAAATCATTCCATATGATTTTGTATACTTTGGGTATATACTCTGGACTTACAGTTGGCTCTATAGGCATatagttacaaaaaaaaacccaaaactaAAGGTGTAAAATGTTTATTGGAGTAACTACACTTCCAGGATCTCAACTAGTATTGATAATCATTTAGCCTCCAGTTTAAACGAAATTATTGCAATatattatttaaacattatttttacctttcttCGGTGATTTTTCAGAAAGTTCCTTTCGTCTGTCAAAGACGTATCCCATAATAGGCGATCCAATCAGACTTCCTATGGTGGTTATAGCTAAGATGTTTGTATAAAAACTTACTAGGGTGAAATGAGAAGAGCAAATAATGTTATGATtatatatgtacagtacatattCTAAATTCTTGATGGTTAAAAAGGGTATCGTCAAGAAATTACCTTCAATCTTATGCATACAGGAAGAATAAACAAACTCTCTTCTAACGTGATATCTTCTTGACGATCTCGATAActttaaaatggattttaattcTATAGTATAAAGACTTCTGggaatcatatacatgtatagcgcATTAAATTATATACTTTAGTGAATAGTTTCTGTGCTCTGTGAATCTAAATTGCTTATTggttatatttttgttatgctTAAAATAGGCTATTCTTTTGTGTGCATTTAAGCATTAATCAATGAACATCTCTCCTTACCAAATTTGACACCAATATGTTCATGTTGACTAAATGCAACgcaaaatgaaaacataatagAAAACAATGCTTGTGATGTCATCGCTTCCAGTACGCTGTATCACGCATCTGCATTCGTTGGAAAGGGCTACAAGAAAACTATGACAAATACAGGCCTTTTGAGTGACACAAACCTGTTTCAGTATCGCCATCAGCGAGGAATGTCAACCACGGGTTCATGATCCCGATGACGAAGAAGATCTCGCCCTGGACCACGATCGTCCAGAACGTCATCAGGAGAAACATGGGCGACTTCAGGATCGACCAGGTAGTTGGGTAATCTTCGAGTCGCTGGTCTTCGGTTAGCTTGTCCCTGGTCGCTCGCCGAGCCGCCTTGGAAAGGTCGACGCTGGTCCCATTGCTGAGGCCCTGAACAGAGACTTTGTTATCTGTTTCGGGAATTTGGGTGACGTACCCATCTTAAGTTTTATATACGAAACAAGGACAAAGGAGTAGATTAATGGTTATTTTGCGAATATTGTGATTCTACATAATCAACACTAGGAAGAGGACAACACTGGCCAGAGGAGCATATTATTGAAGGTTTGAAATATAACAAAGACAAGCAGCTCTCGACATCAACggccacgggggggggggggggggcggccaTTCCTAAAATTTTTTGAAGTACACTAGTGAAAACGAGAGGGTTTGAGTAGCAAAAACATAACAAAGtaggaagaaaagggagaatGGAGAAACAAAATAAGACGGGTGTTGGGCCATGTTAAACATTATACCTCAATTAGTAATTGTTGAAAGCAGTCCTACCCTCCTATCAAATTTACCTGCATGGCGCCATCGATGCCAGGTGATATGAATAATTTAACATTCACTTACAATTTCATCAGACTCATAAACACTCCTATAATTATCAAGATAAATGCTTCCAGTCATCATCGTCTGCTGACCATGTTATTGTATGACGTCATTAAAACTCTCATAAtaaaaactttcttattgttattgGTTTTAGTCAAaccttcatcatcatttctGTTTTAATTAACTTCAAGTTTAATTATACAAATACTCGTCTTAGGACAACTTTTTTGAATTCCATACTTTCATTATTATCTCTCCGGTCTAATATTCATGATTGCTACATAATTTCATCCTCTCGACTCATCACAATTACCGTTTAAATCTTAATGGCTTTCCATAaaactttctttgaaaaagTTGACGAATTTGAATACAATAATCGAACTGATCATAATCATTGTGAAAGTATGTTCTACCTTCATGTTCATATCCTGCATTATCATGCCATATAACCATGCCATCGTGCTTCTCATAAACATCACTTTCCTTCGCTAAACTTGCTTTCCCGCCTTCTTTCCTTTCGTGTTGATCATCTGAAGAATAGATATTGTTCTCATTTAAATTAGAATAACATTCCGGTGACATTTCATCACCGTCAACAGTCACgtgtttattattgttttccGTCAGCTCTGTTGCCGACTTCAACTCATCTTTGTGATGATCTGAGTTTTGGAAGGGCAACTCTGGGTTTCTGTCCTTGTTCTTGTAGCAGCATCCGCTTCCAAGTTGGTAGTCCTCAGGGAGTGGCCAAGGGATGTGGTCGCGGGGGAGGAGGAGAGTGTTAATCGTGAAGAAGAGGGTTGAGATAGCTAAAGCGATGAAGGACGCCCTCAGCGATACACCGGCATCGTATAACACCTACACAAGAAATAAACGAAACCAACAACtggaatttgtgatatcaagtATTTGGGGTTTGTTAAACTTGTTTTCTAAATGGGTATAAggattgttttgatttttatcactttatttaaattttcaataaaggGTCAGAGGACACATAAGGTAAAACATGTACATAGTAATTTACAAACGTAACATAGGAAGTAAAACTAGTCTAAGTCCTAGTTCATTACGGCAGAGGCAGGACATATTTTAAGCATatattaacataattattgatattgttcTAAAACGTTTCGTTGCATTTACTgtatattatacaaaatattgaCTAATGTATATTATTGTAGCTCTTCTGAATACttcgggattttttttcttgaattgcAGGAATTTGAAGTTATCTTTTCgggaaaattaatttgataagTGAAATTACCATTGCCAGTTTGTCAACGATGGGTGAAGCACTAATAACAGATCTTTGGGGCAAGGAGTTGGTAATGATAAGACCCACATTTCCTGAAGGAGTCATACACGCAGGTCTAAATACTACGTGACAGTTCGAGGTAACGAAGGGCGATTAGTGTGCACATTAATTTGCTTGCAGGCGACTATAGTGAATTGCCCAAATCGGAAAGATCAATATCCTAAAAAGACCTTTaaagaaaatagtaaaattgCTATATGATTGTTTCATCAGTGAAAATGAtctaaaaatcacacatttacCTTGATAAAGAGTAACACGCATGCGCTAGAATCACATGACCCGACGATGAGACCAATCACTGTCGACTTGTATTTGGTAAATAGATTCGATATCTAAGAGGAAGAAATACCAGTAAATACTGATGAAAATGGTTCTATggcaatttcatgaaacaaagatATTTCTCCTTTGAAATCAATATGCAACAAATTTGACGATCTTTAGAAATTATCCGAGAACAAACTTATGCGAATAAAATGATAAGAATCAAACGACTATATATGATTTAATCAAACTTAGATAAGAATTGTTCTGAAATTTGAAAACTTCACATCTTGTGTAGATTATTAAGATTCGACCATGTCTTcgttcatcatcgtcatcatcatcatcatgtcatcatcatcatcatcatcatcatcatcaacatcatcatcatcatcatcatcatcacatcatcatcatcatcatcatcatcatcatcatcatatcatcatatcatcatcatcattaacatcatcatcatcatcatcatcaacatcatcatcatcatgtcatcatcatcatcatcaacatcatcatcatcatcatcatcatatcatcatcatcatcatcatcatatcatcatcattaacatcatcatcatcttcatcaaactataaaaaaacaacattttttgttactactactactactactactactactactactactactactactactactaaactgttagaaaatgtatcattaaaataaaagaagtttctGCAGCAGAGtatcgagaacacctgtaatttTACCAGATTGcttaatcttacaggaaattggtatttggtgtacggaatcttacaaatttccttaaataaaataCCCTTTAACCCTTTTGAAAAAGACCTGTTATGTTAAATTGCTgaaaaatcctgttttatgaacCTACATAATGATTCTGTTATtactttctgcaaaatcttcttttttcaaatgtaaacacaggttttttaacagtgtgatactactactactactactactactactactactactactactactactactactactactactactactactactactactactactactactgctactactactactactactactactactactactactactactactactactactgctactactactactactactactactactactactactactactacttctactactactactactactactatactactactactactactactactacttctactactactactactactatcttAATCTAATATTTGGATGGTCACTATTCACgaccgatctggatttatttgaaatccttgacatttttgttatgaaaaatgtcgCAAAAAgccaataaacatgataaaggaaatgaaatgaatttggagtATAGATGATCTGCTTATGAACCGAAATttacatttgtaaaaaaaagtgagaaatgACAGGCGGACGAAATAAGTTTAGACTAAATAACAGTCAAATCAAGCATCAGACCAAGTGACGGTTGAaccaaaatagaaaataatttagatcaaaattaattgattatagACCATGGGGTGATGCTGTCAGTCGATTAGACCATTCTGCTTGTACACagtaaaacgctgtttaagattttatacaacgctgtttactatatgaaccttacactagttgtttaacagtttaaacaatcatgtctaatttattgaagattagatattgaaaattaaacttt is a window of Lytechinus variegatus isolate NC3 chromosome 2, Lvar_3.0, whole genome shotgun sequence DNA encoding:
- the LOC121408592 gene encoding uncharacterized protein LOC121408592; the protein is MPVAKGTASQEGDAVSFAGEPLPCSRSSVSDSRVQSASSVVKTGKKSPPYFYANLDHDDERKIRVELKSGSEINMIGENIIDELGLEIAIGEQAMYDVYEMDRVNIKYDVVGYSYFSLVSSGVKMEYLGIVVGEDVGIVAGSPFMEDNDIMVRPSRHQIIFSNNAIFEYDENEQCSVVHESRLVPVTRVTEQNLPVESLDALYDEPCSSGRKPILSDSPESEEVKPSHIHSGSAGNSRCHGDNHLTSGNSVESSSISFRATHTGSCDDLSGQNNICPTLGNNDESDPLTSDPCTTSCNNTALENVNISVSVNNLRMTDSHESNVTRSIIPRNDSHVLCTEMCSPVPRDEMRLLVSCDNLQIDVGSVNATTQQQLSHTVTHTTSGINQSQATTSLTTSHTEPNSYPGLEHQHTLTQSHLHAINIADSHTSAHHQLATFNVCDNDINTHQPPSDIDANTNYQDVPPLTDVDAHTNYLDVPPFTDVDAYTNYLDVPPPTDVVALRYQPPADVDAPTNYLDFSFCSDVDASPDPQPPVDGSVPSNKFPSTIDVPIPLLTRAPDTHDPFCPYVVSPISHATLGRSNLSYHVIVSYSTIANDVLAFQPLGPRGAATYPTTLGPNFPSWSDAFWIWSGSFSTADNHPPESCTLNSSPHSWPHSPLMHALLSHLSFKPP
- the LOC121408593 gene encoding large neutral amino acids transporter small subunit 4-like; translated protein: MAFITTKTVVLSFAVLENFFHSAIIFGWPSLVYVLKDLGYYSNLCPPSENNTTTTMSGSPSMSPITIISTSMTTERRDDSVDEGVVECDAQDARLLLIYTISSSILPCSMLFSGILFEKGGTLIIRLIFSVSLFVAYLCVAASSPSVPDLLFPGTIIMAVTGIFITISTFEISNLFTKYKSTVIGLIVGSCDSSACVLLFIKVLYDAGVSLRASFIALAISTLFFTINTLLLPRDHIPWPLPEDYQLGSGCCYKNKDRNPELPFQNSDHHKDELKSATELTENNNKHVTVDGDEMSPECYSNLNENNIYSSDDQHERKEGGKASLAKESDVYEKHDGMVIWHDNAGYEHEDGYVTQIPETDNKVSVQGLSNGTSVDLSKAARRATRDKLTEDQRLEDYPTTWSILKSPMFLLMTFWTIVVQGEIFFVIGIMNPWLTFLADGDTETVSFYTNILAITTIGSLIGSPIMGYVFDRRKELSEKSPKKDDTKGPYADLRDSWLPVALSSVTAIAMSGLMMVPILPVQFGTFLLLTAVRAMFYSASAAIVPITFPMQFYPTVFGTANFIAGLMSLTQYPLFIVIQESLNGDPRWVVFGMMLANVVALIYPLYIYIYGKNHEKQYFETRREIPNSNGFGACHKKEEEFDDMP